The following are encoded together in the Macadamia integrifolia cultivar HAES 741 chromosome 10, SCU_Mint_v3, whole genome shotgun sequence genome:
- the LOC122091095 gene encoding probable LRR receptor-like serine/threonine-protein kinase RKF3: MSLFHFSILFFVLGLGSPAFNSGFVIGREYPHRKLADASCPLDFDALRNLIRGSKPPDLPDVYSKCQYVLQGLRLVESLYIKTSGFFLPPLNASDSCWVSYQSLINELVIPNFDIRSSCGFQTNWISEGCMNITTRSQFESIVNDSSLQTVRHSCNQSLNGSLCATCTTSLSNLQAAYLRGPQVGNVSSCTGYPSIYAAGIVNGYGPTDMGTAMCLFSLDFSSSASSSKGHTTLIYGVTIGGGVGLLGLVVGFWFLWKWHKKRRRKRKRKMVAKFGQASSVSGLESISGSTTLIKFTFEQIKLATRNFSWDNIIGKGGYGNVYKGILEDGSEVALKRFKNCSAAGDADFTHEVEVIASVRHVNLVALRGYCTATTPYEGHQRIIVCDLMRNGSLHDHLFGSSDKKLSWPVRQKIALGTARGLAYLHYGAQPAIIHRDIKASNILLDEKFEAKVADFGLAKFAPEGMTHMSTRVAGTLGYVAPEYALYGQLTERSDVYSYGVVLLELLSGKKALVSTKDGQNSLVADWAWSLVIKGRPLDVIEDGMPEMGAKEVMEKYVQVAVLSSHPQLSNRPTMDQIVKILETDIPVPPIPERPIPLVAEISEIERSASSSGSG; this comes from the coding sequence ATGTCCCTGTTCCATTTCTCCATTTTGTTCTTCGTGTTGGGTTTGGGTTCTCCTGCTTTTAACTCTGGTTTTGTTATTGGGCGTGAATACCCACATAGGAAGCTTGCAGACGCTTCCTGTCCTTTAGACTTCGATGCTCTACGCAATCTCATTCGAGGTTCGAAACCGCCTGATCTTCCTGATGTCTATTCCAAGTGTCAATACGTTCTTCAAGGCCTCCGTCTTGTTGAATCCTTGTATATTAAAACCAGTGGGTTCTTCCTCCCTCCCTTAAATGCCTCTGATTCGTGTTGGGTTTCATACCAATCCTTGATCAATGAACTCGTCATCCCCAACTTCGACATTCGCTCCTCCTGCGGCTTCCAAACCAATTGGATTTCGGAAGGGTGTATGAATATTACAACTCGCTCGCAGTTCGAATCAATAGTTAACGATTCCTCTTTGCAGACCGTCCGGCATTCCTGTAATCAGTCGCTGAATGGCTCTCTCTGCGCTACGTGCACCACAAGCCTATCAAACCTCCAGGCGGCTTACCTGCGAGGCCCTCAGGTTGGGAACGTGTCTTCCTGTACAGGGTACCCCTCTATCTATGCTGCAGGAATCGTTAATGGCTATGGGCCAACCGACATGGGAACTGCCATGTGTTTGTTCTCCCTTGAtttctcttcctctgcttcGAGCAGCAAGGGACACACGACCCTTATTTATGGGGTTACGATCGGTGGCGGTGTTGGCTTGCTTGGTTTAGTTGTGGGCTTTTGGTTTCTATGGAAATGGCACAAGAaacggaggaggaagaggaagaggaagatggtTGCGAAGTTTGGTCAGGCGAGTTCAGTTTCTGGGTTGGAATCGATCAGTGGGAGTACGACTCTTATTAAGTTCACATTCGAGCAAATCAAACTAGCTACGAGGAATTTCTCTTGGGATAACATAATTGGCAAAGGAGGCTACGGGAATGTTTATAAGGGAATTCTAGAGGATGGGTCTGAGGTTGCATTGAAGAGGTTCAAGAACTGTTCTGCTGCTGGGGATGCAGATTTCACCCATGAAGTAGAGGTTATTGCTAGTGTTAGGCATGTAAACCTTGTTGCTCTTAGAGGATACTGCACTGCAACTACTCCTTATGAGGGTCACCAAAGGATAATCGTCTGCGATTTGATGCGCAATGGAAGCCTCCATGACCATCTATTTGGATCATCAGACAAGAAGCTTAGTTGGCCTGTCCGCCAGAAAATTGCACTTGGGACGGCGAGGGGGTTGGCTTACTTGCATTATGGGGCACAACCAGCTATCATCCACAGGGATATTAAGGCTAGTAATATCCTCTTGGATGAGAAGTTTGAGGCCAAAGTGGCAGATTTTGGCTTGGCCAAGTTTGCACCGGAGGGGATGACCCATATGAGCACTAGGGTGGCTGGGACACTTGGTTATGTCGCACCTGAGTATGCTTTGTATGGGCAATTAACAGAGAGAAGTGATGTTTACAGCTATGGGGTTGTGCTTCTTGAGCTTTTGAGTGGGAAGAAAGCACTTGTTAGTACTAAGGATGGCCAGAACTCCCTTGTGGCAGATTGGGCTTGGTCCCTGGTGATAAAAGGGAGACCTTTGGATGTTATTGAGGATGGCATGCCTGAGATGGGTGCTAAAGAAGTCATGGAAAAGTATGTCCAGGTTGCTGTTCTTTCTTCTCATCCACAATTATCAAATAGGCCAACTATGGATCAGATTGTGAAGATTTTGGAAACTGACATTCCAGTTCCCCCAATACCCGAACGTCCTATTCCTCTTGTAGCGGAGATTAGTGAGATTGAGAGATCAGCAAGTAGTAGTGGTTCAGGTTAG